In the genome of Croceimicrobium hydrocarbonivorans, one region contains:
- a CDS encoding M23 family metallopeptidase, protein MASEKKESKKLITKLRNKYRLVILNDDTFEEKLSFKLSRLNVFVVSGLSVILLIAGTTLLIAFTPLREYIPGYSSTALKRDAIRLAQVTDSLENQLNYNSLFLQNIQGVINGQEPLDLSDDQVVDSLNQSRINLAISKDDSLLRKMVEEEEQFNIPVEGRRRLNLESLNFFIPIKGLVTQAFNPEEEHLGIDIVAKENEVIKATQDGRVIFAEWTAETGYVMIIQHAEKFISVYKHNSALLKAQGQDVSSGEPIAIIGNSGELSSGPHLHFELWYNGYAVDPQEYISF, encoded by the coding sequence TGAACGATGATACTTTTGAGGAAAAGCTAAGTTTTAAACTCAGCCGGCTCAATGTATTTGTGGTTTCAGGCTTATCGGTAATCCTCCTAATTGCCGGTACTACATTATTAATTGCCTTTACTCCTTTACGAGAATATATCCCTGGTTATTCCAGTACTGCGCTTAAGCGCGATGCGATACGGTTGGCCCAGGTTACGGATAGTCTCGAAAATCAACTGAATTACAATTCCCTCTTTTTGCAAAATATTCAAGGGGTAATAAATGGACAGGAGCCTCTGGATTTGAGTGATGATCAAGTGGTAGATAGTCTTAACCAAAGCCGCATTAATCTTGCCATCAGTAAAGATGATTCGCTGCTGCGCAAAATGGTGGAGGAAGAAGAGCAGTTTAATATTCCGGTTGAAGGTCGGCGACGTCTCAATTTAGAAAGCCTCAATTTCTTTATCCCGATCAAAGGATTAGTAACTCAAGCCTTTAACCCCGAAGAGGAGCACCTGGGAATTGACATTGTAGCCAAAGAGAATGAGGTGATTAAAGCAACCCAGGATGGTCGGGTAATTTTTGCCGAATGGACCGCAGAAACCGGATATGTAATGATTATCCAGCACGCCGAGAAGTTCATCTCGGTGTACAAGCATAATTCAGCCTTATTAAAAGCTCAAGGGCAGGATGTTTCTTCCGGTGAGCCCATTGCCATTATTGGTAATTCGGGCGAATTAAGTTCTGGTCCACATCTGCATTTCGAGCTGTGGTATAATGGTTATGCCGTAGATCCGCAGGAATATATTTCCTTCTAA